ATCTTCGTGGCCGGCGCCGGTAGCGCGGTCGGACCACCGCGAGGAGATCAGGACAACAACGCGACCAACAGAATCATCACCGGCATGCTCAGGATCGTGGAGATCAGCGCCGAATCACGGGCCAGCGTGACCCCCTGATCGAATCGCACGGCATAACCGAACACATTCTGCGCGGTGGGTAGCGCGGCGCAGACCACCACGGCCAGCAAGGCGGGACCGTCCAGTCCCAGGATCAGTCCGCACAGCAGGCCGAGCAGCGGGTGTAGCACGTTCTTGATCAGCACCACCGAGGTCAGCAGGATCGCGCCCTCCTTCGAGCCACCCGGTCGCGATGAACCGTGCAGGGAGATGCCGAAGGCGAGCAGCATTCCGGGGACCGCCATGTTCGCGATCAGCTCCACCGGCGCCAGCACCGGCGCAGGCAGGTCGATGCCGAAACCGGAGACGATCAGCCCGGCGACGGTGGCCACCGCGATCGGGTTGCGCAGTGGCGCGGTCAGCGTGCGCAGTAATGCCGGGCGCGTGCCGTTGGCCCGTTCGGTGAGGATGTCCAGGATCGTGGTGAAGACCGGGGTCAGCACGGCCAGCTGGAAGAGCAGTACCGGCGCCACCTCGGCCGCGTCACCCAACGCGTACGCCGCGATCGGCAGTCCGAGGTTGCCCGCGTTGACGTATCCGCTGGCCATCGAACCGATCGCGATCTCGCCTGCGGGCCGCTTACGCAGCAGACCGATCGGAACGAAGAGCAGACAGGCCAGGCTGCTGGTGACGCCGGTGACGATCAGCGCCGAGGAGAACACCGCGGCGACGTCGGCGTGGGCCAGGGTGACGAAGAGCAGCGCGGGGGTGGCGACGAAGAACGCCGTGCGGGAGAGCGTCTGCGTGGCCGAGGGCCCGAGTACCCCCGCTCGCCCGACGACGTAGCCGACGGCGATGACGATTCCGATGACGAAGAAACCCTCGAGGACGCCATTCATTCCACAGTCACGTCTAGCCACCGTAACGCTGTGACGGGGGTCAATGCGCGGCGGGTCGCGGCGGGAAGCGGCCATCGTTGCCGGATACGGGCACGATTACGACGAATCGGACCGGCAGGCCACTAGGGGCACGCCGATGACCCGGTCAGTGGTGGAACGCGGTGTTGTGCTTCGGGTCGGCCCGGACGCCGGGTGACTGCCGAAGATCGGTCAGCACGCGCTTCAGATCTTCGACGAAGAGATCCGCCAGGTCGTGGGTGAATCCGTTCCGGCAGACGACCCGCAGCACCGACAGGTCGGTGCGGTTCGCCGGGAATGTGTAGGCAGGAACCTGCCAGCCATGCTCACGCAGCCGTTTCGAGACGTCGAAGACCGTGAAATCGGTGCCCTCGGCGATGGCGACGGCGAAGACGGGCAACTCCTCGCCGCGCGTGATGAGCCGGAACGGCCCCAACTCGCCGATATGATCGGCCAGGCGGACGGCGACGTCCCTGGCCGACTGCTGCACCAGCCGGTAGCCCTCTCGGCCGAGTCGGACGAAGGTGTAGTACTGGGCCACGACCTCGGCTCCCGGACGGGAGAAGTTCAGCGCGAAGGTCGGCATGCATCCGCCCAGGTAGTCCACCGCGAAGACCAGTTCCGAGGGCAGCAGCTCGCGATGACGCCACAGGATCCATCCGACCCCCGGATAGACCAGTCCGTACTTGTGTCCCGAGGTGTTGATCGACGCGACACGGGGCAGGGCGAAATCCCAGACCAGATCGGGATCGAGGAAGGGTGCGATCATCGCGCCCGAGGCACCGTCCACATGGATCGGGATATCCAGCCCGGTGCGGCGCTGCAGGTCGTCCAACGCCGAGGCGATCTGTGCGACGGGGTCGTAGCTGCCGTCGAAGGTCGAACCCAGGATCGTCACGACGCCGATGGTGTTCTCATCGCAGCGCGCGACGGCCTCGGCGGCATCCAGGTGGAACCGGTCACCGTCCATCGGCACGATCCTCGGTTCCACCTCCCAGTACTCGCAGAACTTCGACCAACAGATCTGGACGTTCGCCCCCATCACCAGGTTGGGCCGTCCCGGCCCCCGCCAACGGCGCTTGAACGCCATGCCCGCGAGCATGCACGCCTCGGAGGAACCGGTGGTGGAACAGCCGAGGACATCGTCGAGGTTCGGCGCGTGCCAGAGATCGGCCAGGATGTTCACACAGCGCCGCTCCAGTTCGGCGGTCTGCGGATACTCGTCCTTGTCGATCATGTTCTTGTCGACGCACTCGTTCATCAACTCGCGAGCCTGGTCCTCCATCCAGGTCGTCACGAAGGTCGCGAGGTTGAGCCGCGAGCTCCCATCGAGACGCAGCTCATCGCGCACGAGCCGGTGCGCGGTGTCGGGCGGGATGGGGTGTCGACCCAGTGCCCGTTGCGGCAGCACCATCTCGGCGCCCGCGGTCGGGTCTGCGACGCCGTAGAAGGGATTGGAGTCACCTCGACGTTCCGGGCCCGTCCGATGGCCCCCATGCAGCGGCATCAACCGAGCGTACGGCCGGTCCAGCGGGCCCGCAGGGCCCCGTCGGACCGGCCGATCGCTCCCGCGCGGACACCGTGGCCGAGCCTCG
This Actinoalloteichus hymeniacidonis DNA region includes the following protein-coding sequences:
- a CDS encoding glutamate decarboxylase, with the protein product MPLHGGHRTGPERRGDSNPFYGVADPTAGAEMVLPQRALGRHPIPPDTAHRLVRDELRLDGSSRLNLATFVTTWMEDQARELMNECVDKNMIDKDEYPQTAELERRCVNILADLWHAPNLDDVLGCSTTGSSEACMLAGMAFKRRWRGPGRPNLVMGANVQICWSKFCEYWEVEPRIVPMDGDRFHLDAAEAVARCDENTIGVVTILGSTFDGSYDPVAQIASALDDLQRRTGLDIPIHVDGASGAMIAPFLDPDLVWDFALPRVASINTSGHKYGLVYPGVGWILWRHRELLPSELVFAVDYLGGCMPTFALNFSRPGAEVVAQYYTFVRLGREGYRLVQQSARDVAVRLADHIGELGPFRLITRGEELPVFAVAIAEGTDFTVFDVSKRLREHGWQVPAYTFPANRTDLSVLRVVCRNGFTHDLADLFVEDLKRVLTDLRQSPGVRADPKHNTAFHH
- a CDS encoding AEC family transporter; this translates as MNGVLEGFFVIGIVIAVGYVVGRAGVLGPSATQTLSRTAFFVATPALLFVTLAHADVAAVFSSALIVTGVTSSLACLLFVPIGLLRKRPAGEIAIGSMASGYVNAGNLGLPIAAYALGDAAEVAPVLLFQLAVLTPVFTTILDILTERANGTRPALLRTLTAPLRNPIAVATVAGLIVSGFGIDLPAPVLAPVELIANMAVPGMLLAFGISLHGSSRPGGSKEGAILLTSVVLIKNVLHPLLGLLCGLILGLDGPALLAVVVCAALPTAQNVFGYAVRFDQGVTLARDSALISTILSMPVMILLVALLS